The DNA sequence CAAAGAGTATGGTTTAATCGCCGTGCCAGTGGATACTAAGGTCTACAGAATTACAAAGGCTGGGGAGATTAGCCTTAGCATAGGTGTTTTAGGGGAGGATCAGGTAAGAAAGATAGTGGATTTTTTAAAGGCTAGGGTTAGCCCCTCTGCGGAGATAGTCATAGACAGGACACTCGGGACTATATACATAAGGGATGAGGAAGCAAGGATAAAAAAACTGGAACCTGCTCTAAGGGATTTTCAAAAGGTGGCAGAGAGGATAGCCCCCACTGAAGAAAGGGTAACAAGGGTCTTTTATCTAAAAAACATAAGCGTAGATGAAGCACAAAGGCTGATTACTCCAAAGATAAGAAAAGAAACCGTTATAAGCAAGGTGCCAACTTTTAATGCTTTGGTGATAACAGACTCGCCGTCCCAGATAGAGCTTTACGCACAGATCTTAAAGAATTTCTTAACAGATCAGCCAAGGGAGAGAAGACCCGTAACTAAAATACTCTATCTAAAGTACATATCTCCAAGTGAATTTATAAAGATGATAGAACCTTTAAGGTCAGAAGCTGGCGTTATACTGAGCGGTGGTGGATTTAAAGTAGAAGAGCCAGCACAGGCTCAAACAGCTCAGCAGCAACAGGTCCAAACACAACCCACTCCTACGCCAATTCTTAAAGAGTTTAACGCAGTTATGATAACAGACTATCCTGATGTTCTGGAAACCATCATGGACAGGTTTAAGGATTACATAAGCGAGGAGCCCGTGAGGGTAAGGATAGAAGCAAGGATAGTTGAGGTCAGAGAAGAAGCACTCAGAGAATTGGGAATAAACTGGAATGCCCTTTTTTCTAATGCTCGTGTCCCTCAAGCTTGGTCTGGTGGGGTTGGGTCAGGTGTTGGCTTGGGTCCGCCTCCTTCTTGGCTTCCAGATCCAGGGCTTTCTCCCACGCCTGGTGGAATAGCCTTGTTTACCTATCAAAAGGGTATTCTGAACGCCCTTAACTTTAGGATCTCCGCCTTAGAGAAGGTTGCAGCCATAAAGAACATTGCCAAACCTACAGTCCTTACCATAAACGGTCAGAAGGCTACCATAAAGCAAGGTGTCCAGGTACCCTATCAGACTGCAGCGATAGGTGGTGGTGGAACTGCCGTTCCCAATATCCAGTTTAAGGATGTGGTTTTACAGCTTGATGTGACCCCTATAGTTTCCCCAGATGACAGGATAATGATGGAGATAGAGTTAAAGAGGGATACCCTGGGAGTTCAAACCTCCCAAGGACCCGCGATAAACACAAAGGATATAAAGACTAAGATAATCGTAGAAGATGGACAAACGGTAGTCATAGGCGGGATAATAGATGACCAGAGCAACCTTACTAACGAGGGCGTGCCAGGCTTGGTAAGGGTTCCCCTCCTGAAATACCTCTTTGGGCAGGAAAGGCTAAGCAAGCAAAACAGCGAACTGCTCATATTCATAACTCCACTACTGGTTAGACAATGAGGATTAGACTTAGGCTTTTTGACATAAAGGACATAGACGAGCTAATATTCAGATTATCTGGTATTGGTGTAGGTCTTGAAGATGTATACAAGCAGTTAGAGGAAGGGGGAGCAAAAAGTTTAGAGATATTCGTAGATGAAAACCAGCTATCCAGGGTAAGATCTGCTCTAGAAGGACTATGTCAATTGGAGATTGTTTATACAAAAGAGAGCTTTAGGGCTGTCCCTCTACTCCTCTTAGGAATACTCTGGATGGATAACGCCCTGCTTTACTTTCTCTTAAAGCTTTCCCTTCTTTCCCAAGATTTTAACTATTTTTTAAGTTCAATCCTTAGATCCAGTAAGCTGGTGGAAATTTTTAAAAGCCTAATAAGTCTTATGGCTATAGGGGTTTATTACTCTGGTTTTGTCTTGGCTCAAAACACTACGCCTGTAGGTAGGCTTTTTGGTCTGAAGGTAGAAAGGGATCGCGCTTACTTTATAGTGCTCTTTAGCCTGCCCCTCGTAGCTTTTAAGCTTTTGCAGTTTGACCAAACCATCCTGAGGCTTTTGGGGTTGTTTATTCTAAGCCTTTGCTTGGTGCTCCCGTTCTACTTTCAAAGCTCTGTGAAGTATTTGTGAAAGGTATTGACTTCCCTCCCCATAATAGAATAAAATTAAATCTAACCCTTGAGGACCGGTCCGATAGGGAAAACTTTAAGGGAGGTATAGTCATGAGACAGCAAAAGGGTTTCACCCTCATTGAGCTGCTGGTAGTCATAGCCATCATAGCCATTTTAGCATCCTTGGCAATACCCCAGTATCTGAGCTATCAAAGAAAGGCTAAGGTTAGCTCCTACGCAGAACCCATAGCAAGGGGTTGCTTGATGGACCTTGCGGCGTATTGTATGGAAAATCCCGGTAGTAGCGGCGGCTATATAGTTGGTACTGGCTCCTTTGGTGCTAACTGCAGAAACCAAACTGTAACCACAGCTGGTGGGACAGTGACACTTAGTACCGGTGGTAACGCTAGCTGCGGTAACGATGGAGTTTTGAGTGGTTTAAGTATAATAGGAACCCTCTCTGGTGTAAACGACTACAGGGCAAGGTGCTTTACTACTGACCAATCTATAAGGTGCACTGTAGAAGCTCAATAATCCATCTTTAGCCATGTTCTCCTTTTATTGCCCCCAGTAGGGGGGCTTTACTTTAGTAGAGCCTCTTAAGGCAAGGGCTTGTATGATGGACATTGCCTCTTACTGTGCGACAAATAATCCATCTTCTGGGACAGAAACCTATTCTGTGATTGGAAACTCCAGCTTTCCCAACTGTGTAGCAAACTACACCACTCCCGGGGGTTTGGTTCATTTGCAGGCTTCCACAGCTCCGGTTTGCAACAGCACTGGTGAATTGACTGCAGGAGAGATAGTAGCCTATTTTTCTCCA is a window from the Thermocrinis sp. genome containing:
- a CDS encoding secretin N-terminal domain-containing protein, giving the protein MKRILFLILCILISLGYSLTLREMKFENTRLETVVKTLSQIAELNVLFDPAISADLQKPVSITIYKPMPVGEALNLILKEYGLIAVPVDTKVYRITKAGEISLSIGVLGEDQVRKIVDFLKARVSPSAEIVIDRTLGTIYIRDEEARIKKLEPALRDFQKVAERIAPTEERVTRVFYLKNISVDEAQRLITPKIRKETVISKVPTFNALVITDSPSQIELYAQILKNFLTDQPRERRPVTKILYLKYISPSEFIKMIEPLRSEAGVILSGGGFKVEEPAQAQTAQQQQVQTQPTPTPILKEFNAVMITDYPDVLETIMDRFKDYISEEPVRVRIEARIVEVREEALRELGINWNALFSNARVPQAWSGGVGSGVGLGPPPSWLPDPGLSPTPGGIALFTYQKGILNALNFRISALEKVAAIKNIAKPTVLTINGQKATIKQGVQVPYQTAAIGGGGTAVPNIQFKDVVLQLDVTPIVSPDDRIMMEIELKRDTLGVQTSQGPAINTKDIKTKIIVEDGQTVVIGGIIDDQSNLTNEGVPGLVRVPLLKYLFGQERLSKQNSELLIFITPLLVRQ
- a CDS encoding prepilin-type N-terminal cleavage/methylation domain-containing protein, translated to MRQQKGFTLIELLVVIAIIAILASLAIPQYLSYQRKAKVSSYAEPIARGCLMDLAAYCMENPGSSGGYIVGTGSFGANCRNQTVTTAGGTVTLSTGGNASCGNDGVLSGLSIIGTLSGVNDYRARCFTTDQSIRCTVEAQ